The proteins below are encoded in one region of Geobacter sp.:
- a CDS encoding phospholipase has protein sequence MSIVNASIPFHKNEPITLLLLGGGIRYPALVGALRAVEEKGLRIGKIVGSSAGSIVGALFASGMSPEDLRREAMALDSARFKDISLKSMFSGYGLCSGDALEAWVDGKLGGRSFSGDFRIPIQVIATDILNYRAVVFSAASHPELKVATAARFSNGIPWIYACRRHRHNGKDHVFVDGSLMAGSVEESFGRHERVLILKVVSKRTLRHQDGKLSLARYFRETLNFSLHAMEKEFIKGGRWKDTILLYCADIEPARFSLTNEEKEYLLAQGYEQTMKFLNYKWGI, from the coding sequence ATGAGTATCGTTAACGCCTCTATCCCTTTCCACAAGAATGAACCGATTACCCTGCTCCTCCTGGGAGGCGGGATCCGTTATCCGGCACTGGTGGGAGCGTTGCGGGCAGTTGAGGAAAAGGGGCTCCGGATCGGGAAGATCGTCGGTTCCTCAGCAGGCAGCATTGTCGGCGCCCTGTTCGCCTCCGGCATGTCCCCTGAGGATCTGCGACGAGAGGCCATGGCGCTTGATTCCGCACGGTTCAAGGACATAAGCCTCAAGAGCATGTTTTCTGGCTACGGCCTCTGTAGCGGCGATGCCCTTGAGGCCTGGGTCGACGGGAAGCTGGGGGGGAGATCGTTTTCCGGCGACTTTCGTATCCCTATCCAGGTGATTGCCACCGATATCCTCAATTACCGGGCCGTGGTCTTTTCCGCAGCCAGCCATCCCGAACTCAAGGTTGCCACGGCAGCCCGTTTTTCCAACGGCATCCCCTGGATCTATGCCTGTCGCCGCCACCGGCATAACGGCAAAGACCACGTCTTTGTCGACGGTTCTCTGATGGCGGGATCGGTGGAGGAATCCTTCGGTCGACACGAACGGGTGCTGATCCTCAAGGTGGTCTCCAAGCGGACCCTCAGGCATCAGGATGGGAAGCTGTCGCTGGCTCGGTACTTTCGCGAGACACTCAACTTCTCGCTCCATGCCATGGAGAAGGAGTTCATCAAGGGGGGGCGCTGGAAGGATACCATCCTGCTCTACTGTGCAGACATCGAGCCGGCGCGATTCAGTCTCACGAACGAGGAAAAGGAGTACCTGCTGGCACAGGGGTATGAACAGACCATGAAATTCCTCAACTATAAATGGGGCATCTGA